The DNA region GAATATGGAAATATTCGCTTTGAGGAATTGATTAACAACATCGCCGACTGGATGAGTCCGAAATCGCAATCTTTAAACGGCGGCGATAAAAGATCAAACTACGCGGAACTAAACCAATTGTCCCAGACGGACTATTACCCGCCCAATCGCGCCTTCCGCACTCTTGCAGAACTGCACATGGTGCCGGGAATGACCGACACTTTTTTTGAGCTTCTTCAGCCACGAGTCACCATCTACGGCATGAAAGGCATCAATCCTAATCTGGCCACGAAGGACGTTTTAAAATCTCTTGATCCCGCGATGACTGACGAAGTCGTCGCAGAAATCATCAAACGGCGAGACAGCGAAGAAGAAGGCGGTCCCTTTAAGTGCGACCAAGGCGGCGGCAGCCAAGACTTCTGGGGCTTCGTCCAACAAAAAGGCGTGCGCATTATGGGAAATCCCGAGGACATCCCTATGACCTGTGACACCGTCATGAACTTCAAAATCAGAAGCACGGGTGAATTTGCCGGAGCCACTCGCGAGATCACGGCCATTGTCATGGATTTGAATCGTGCCGCGACCAAAATCAAATCCTTCGTGGATAAAGAAAAACAAGATCCCAACAATCCAGAAGATCCCAATAAACCAAAAAATCCAGGCAGCGGCAGTGGTGGCAACGCCAATAACAACCAAGCCAATCAAGTCCCCAAGGGCCCGCCAAGAATCGTCTTCTGGCAAGAACGCTAGTGCCTAGACAATAGTCCATCTTTACACAGCACCGACAGAGCCCGGAAGGCGTGCCGCTAACTTAAAATGCTATACACCACGCCGAACCTCGCATAAACTTAGGTCAAGGATTCATGGAGGAATTCACGGTGAAGTCAGTAGGCATAGACATAGGTTCTAGCAGTATCAAAATTGTGGAGATGACTAGCTCGTCCAAAGGCTTTCAAGTCACGCAGTTCATCGAACACGCCTTGAATATTGCTCCCGGCGCGGACCAAGAACTTGAAGTCATCGAGTTTTTAAGAAACTTCACCGCCACCTACGATCCGAATCAGACAAAATTCATTCTTGCCCTTCGCCAAGACCGTGTCGCGATTCGCAATAAATTCTTTCCTTTCAATGATCGCATCAAAATCTCTAAGAGCTTAGCGTTTGAGTTGGAAGAGGATATTCCTTTTTCCTCTGACAATGCCGTCTTTGACGCGAAAATCGTTCGCACTGTGGGCGGCGGTGCTGAAGTTCTTGCCTGTGCTGCGCCAAAAATCCACGTGCAAAATTGCATTCAGCGTAGTCAAGACGCCGGCATTGATCCTGCAATTATTTCGGCCGAAGGCACAGCGCTGGCCAATGTATTTGAGCGCTGGAATGAGGCGCCTCCAGCCCTGCTGCCACCAAGCATTGCTTTGAACGACGAAGAGAACAGACCTGTTCGACATGTGAATTTGATATTGAACATCGGGCACACTCGCACTTTAGTGAGTGCCTTTGAAGGCAACTCTTTGATTGCTGTTCGTTCTGTTCTCTGGGGCGGAAAAAATATCGCCGAAGCGATTGCGAAGAAATATGAAATCCCGTTCTTGGAAGCGATCAAAGAACTGCAAACCAAAGCGTTCATCCTGACCAACAAACAGGGCGCCACTTTCGATCAGGTGACCTTCTCTGACACTATTGCCAAGAGCGTGCGCGAATTGGCTCGCGATCTTCAGTTGTCGATCCTAGAGTTGAAAAGCGAATTTAACGCGCAAATAGATTCCATCGGCCTGACCGGAGGAGTTTCGCAAATTCAGAATGTCGGTCCCTTCCTGACACAAATTTTGGAAGTTCCGGTCAACCGCACTTCCACTTTGGATCTGATTCCCAACGTTCTTTTCGAGCGTTCTGCTTACAATGGCGCCAAAGCCGGTGTGGCTTTGGGTTTGGCCATCGAGGGATTTAAAAAACCTCGCAACCCTCCGGTGAATTTCCTGCGCGGAGAATTCGCAAAAGAAAATCACCAGATGAAAATGTTCTGGGAAAAATGGGGACATACCGCGAAGGTCGCCACCGCTGCCGTTCTGGTTCTTTTCGTTTACACGTCACTGCGCGAAAGCTTTTCGGTCAGTCTGGCGGACCGAACCCAAGAGGTTCTGAAGGATCAGGCAAAAACCGTCGCGGGCTTACGCGGCCGCAATGCCTCTGAAAATGGAATTCGCAAGTACATTCGTGACAACAAAAAGCGCGCCGCGGATTTAAAAACTTTGGCCAGCGTGGCGAATATGAACTCAGCGCTGGATGTGATCAAAAAAGTGAATGATGCGACCCCGGCTAAGACGGCACTGACATTGGATGTGCAACAGCTTGCGGTGACAGATGCTTCCGTGCAAATACAGGGCTACGTCAACACCGCCCAGGAAGCTTCTTTGTTACAGCAGTCTTTAAAGAATATCACAGCGGATGGCCAAGTCAGAACGCAAAGATCCACGCTTAAACCTCTGCAAGGCCGTACCGCCTTTTCATTCAGCTTTAGCGTCGATCGTGGCATTCAAAAGGTGACAAGATGAATTTAGACGACTTGAAGGACCGATTTGTCAGTGATGCCCGCGTGACCTGGGAACGCATCCAGGATAGCGGAGTTTACAATCAATTGCGCGACCGTTACGAAAACATGACGCCTGTGATGCAAAAGGTGACAGTCGTTGGTGTCGCCGCTTTGATCGCGTTTATGATTCTGAGTGTCCCGTATGGGGCCTTTAATCAATCCCAAACTTATGTGGAAGAGTTCGAAAGCAAGCGCATGACGATTCGTGAGCTTCTTAAGGTCAGTCGCGAATCTGCGGATGTTCCGCAGATTCCTCAGGCCCCCAGTCTGGAGATCGTCCGTAACAGCGTTCAAAACCAATTGACGGCCGCCAACCTGTTACCCGAACAAATAAAAGGGACTGAGGTTTTAACGAATGATTCCAAAATCGTTCCTCAGAATTTGACGGAAGGTATGTTGCAAGTCAGTCTGGCTAAGCTCAACATCCGTCAGGCCTTGGATTTGGGACATCAGTTTCAAAGTATCAACGCCAGCGTCAAACTTAAAGACATGGCCATGACAGCCAATGCGGAAGACCCTCGCTATTTCGACGTCACCTACAAGCTGATTGCGCTGGCGGTGCCAGCGGCTCCAGAGCCGCCGCCTGAAGCTCCGACTCGTCCAGGCTCTCGCAACCGCAACACACCACCCCCTCCTGGAGACGAATAGCGATGGAACAACTTCGTCAACTGCTTAAACTGATCCGTGAAAGCAAAGGTAAAATCGCCGTGATGGTTGTATCTGCCTTTGTTTTTCTGTTCCTTCTTTTTCCTTTTGACGATCTGAGCGATCTTATTTCATCGCAGGTTTCCCGCCTGACAAACAACTCGGTTTATCTGCAATTTGAACGTCTGAAAATGAGTGTGTTTCCTCAGCCTGGCGTGCAAATGGATCAAGTGTATATTGAATCCCTGCGCACCCCGGCCCTCTCGGCACAAGAATTGGTGATCACTCCGTCTATTTCCGGATTGATTGCGCAGAAACCTTATGGGCATGTTTCAGCAAAAGGTCTTTTAAAAGGTGACGTGGATCTGGTCGTCGGCAAGGGCGCTAAATCCGACAACGGCATCGAAAGACAGA from Bdellovibrio sp. ArHS includes:
- a CDS encoding type II secretion system protein GspK: MRKEIKVLGRNLAVPLSNQRGVAMMVAVACIMLIMYFAMEVSYDSNVEYLVNSQSLNRVKAYYAAKSGMQLSLLRIKIYQQAQSKFGAQLGNSPMLDQIWKFPFAWPLPIPDELSAVDKDNFKKIFKESSMDSSYLVTIEDEGSKIDLNDLNSPSKTLQDMTKRQLLNIFEQKKQEDENFAREYGNIRFEELINNIADWMSPKSQSLNGGDKRSNYAELNQLSQTDYYPPNRAFRTLAELHMVPGMTDTFFELLQPRVTIYGMKGINPNLATKDVLKSLDPAMTDEVVAEIIKRRDSEEEGGPFKCDQGGGSQDFWGFVQQKGVRIMGNPEDIPMTCDTVMNFKIRSTGEFAGATREITAIVMDLNRAATKIKSFVDKEKQDPNNPEDPNKPKNPGSGSGGNANNNQANQVPKGPPRIVFWQER
- the pilM gene encoding pilus assembly protein PilM, with the translated sequence MKSVGIDIGSSSIKIVEMTSSSKGFQVTQFIEHALNIAPGADQELEVIEFLRNFTATYDPNQTKFILALRQDRVAIRNKFFPFNDRIKISKSLAFELEEDIPFSSDNAVFDAKIVRTVGGGAEVLACAAPKIHVQNCIQRSQDAGIDPAIISAEGTALANVFERWNEAPPALLPPSIALNDEENRPVRHVNLILNIGHTRTLVSAFEGNSLIAVRSVLWGGKNIAEAIAKKYEIPFLEAIKELQTKAFILTNKQGATFDQVTFSDTIAKSVRELARDLQLSILELKSEFNAQIDSIGLTGGVSQIQNVGPFLTQILEVPVNRTSTLDLIPNVLFERSAYNGAKAGVALGLAIEGFKKPRNPPVNFLRGEFAKENHQMKMFWEKWGHTAKVATAAVLVLFVYTSLRESFSVSLADRTQEVLKDQAKTVAGLRGRNASENGIRKYIRDNKKRAADLKTLASVANMNSALDVIKKVNDATPAKTALTLDVQQLAVTDASVQIQGYVNTAQEASLLQQSLKNITADGQVRTQRSTLKPLQGRTAFSFSFSVDRGIQKVTR